TCAGCAAGCAGCAGCCATTCTGAACAATCAGTGCGCTTTCTCGGACAGCCTTCACCAGAAAGGTGCAAGAGGGTAAGGAGTTTTTATGACCACCACCACCAAAAAAGAGATACAACGGAAGTCCTTCAACTGGAACACTTTCCAGAAGGATGCTGCTCCATACGTTTTTGTCAGTCCGTTTTTTATTCTGTTCGCCATTTTTGGCCTGCTGCCCATCGTCTTTTCGCTGGTGCTGGCTTTCAGCAGCTGGAACTCCGCCGCTGGTCTAAGCACCATGAAATTTGTCGGACTCTCCAATTTCACCTACGTGCTGGCTGAGCCCGAGTTTCGCACCACCATCTACAACACCCTGTGGATCGCCATCGTTTCCGGCCTTCCCCAGCACATGGTGGCCATTCCTCTGGCTTACATCCTGCACACCCAGGTCAAACGCTTCAAACACTTCTTCACTGCAGCGTTCCTGGTGCCTTACGTCACCTCCACGGTGGCCATCGCCATCGTGATCTCGGTGCTGTTCAGCGAGCAGCGCGGCATCGTCAACCAGTTCCTGCTGTGGCTCAACGATTTCCCCATCCTGGGTTCCATCATCCCTGACAAAGACGGTGAAAACTACATCAAGTGGACGTTTGACCGCAACTATACCAAGCCCCTGCTGTGCATTCTGATTTTCTGGCGTTACTTCGGCTACAACACCGTGCTGTACCTCGCCGGTCTGCAGACCATCAGCAGTGACATCTACGAAGCCGCTGAAGTGGACGGCGCTTCCCGCATCCAGCAATTCTGGTACATCACCCTGCCCCTGTTGCGCCCCATCGCCTACTTTGCCACCATCGGCACCGTGGTCGGAAACCTCAACCTGTTTGACGAAGTGCTGATCCTGCTGTCTGGACCACCCGCCGGTGGACAGGACCACAGCGGTGAAACCATTGGCTATTACCTTTACT
This portion of the Deinococcus roseus genome encodes:
- a CDS encoding carbohydrate ABC transporter permease, with the protein product MTTTTKKEIQRKSFNWNTFQKDAAPYVFVSPFFILFAIFGLLPIVFSLVLAFSSWNSAAGLSTMKFVGLSNFTYVLAEPEFRTTIYNTLWIAIVSGLPQHMVAIPLAYILHTQVKRFKHFFTAAFLVPYVTSTVAIAIVISVLFSEQRGIVNQFLLWLNDFPILGSIIPDKDGENYIKWTFDRNYTKPLLCILIFWRYFGYNTVLYLAGLQTISSDIYEAAEVDGASRIQQFWYITLPLLRPIAYFATIGTVVGNLNLFDEVLILLSGPPAGGQDHSGETIGYYLYYNAFIANDMGAAAAVAWLLFILVLIITVLTNLAFGRSANSTEA